From Canis lupus baileyi chromosome 16, mCanLup2.hap1, whole genome shotgun sequence, a single genomic window includes:
- the TCAP gene encoding telethonin — MATTELSCQVSEEDRERREAFWAEWKDLTLSTRPEEGCSLHEEDSQRHETYHRQGQCQALVQRSPWLVMRMGILGRGLQEYLLPYQRVLPLPIFTPTKMGAAKEEREDTPIQLRELLALETALGGQCMERQDVAEITKQLPPVVPVSKPGAPRRSLSRSMSQEAQRG; from the exons ATGGCCACTACAGAGCTGAGCTGCCAGGTGTCCGAGGAGGACCGCGAGCGCCGAGAAGCCTTCTGGGCTGAATGGAAGGATCTGACGCTGTCCACACGGCCTGAGGAAGG TTGCTCTCTGCACGAGGAGGATTCTCAGCGGCATGAGACCTACCACCGGCAGGGCCAGTGCCAGGCGCTGGTGCAGCGTTCCCCCTGGTTGGTGATGCGTATGGGCATCCTCGGCCGCGGGCTGCAGGAGTACCTGCTGCCCTACCAGCGGGTGCTGCCACTGCCCATCTTCACCCCCACCAAGATGGGAGCCGCCAAGGAGGAGCGCGAGGACACCCCCATCCAGCTGCGGGAGCTGCTGGCCCTGGAGACGGCCCTGGGTGGCCAGTGTATGGAGCGCCAGGATGTGGCCGAGATCACCaagcagctgccccctgtggtgCCTGTCAGCAAGCCCGGTGCCCCTCGTCGCTCCCTGTCCCGCTCCATgtcccaggaagcacagagaggctga